One window from the genome of Roseomonas haemaphysalidis encodes:
- the mscL gene encoding large-conductance mechanosensitive channel protein MscL, whose amino-acid sequence MSEAKRGWTPDWVQQFKMFITRGNVIDLAVGIIIGAAFTAIVSSLVEDIFNPIIGLLIGGVDFSNIFVVVKGERLATFEATRASGAVALGIGLFINACIKFLIVAFAVFWVVRALTRVNLRADAEKAKTVMPTASEVLLAEIRDELRRRPV is encoded by the coding sequence ATGTCTGAAGCGAAGCGCGGTTGGACCCCGGATTGGGTGCAGCAGTTCAAGATGTTCATCACCCGTGGCAACGTCATCGACCTTGCCGTGGGCATCATCATCGGCGCCGCCTTCACCGCGATCGTGTCGTCGCTGGTGGAGGACATCTTCAACCCCATCATCGGCCTGCTGATCGGCGGCGTGGATTTCTCCAACATCTTCGTGGTGGTGAAGGGCGAGCGGCTCGCGACCTTCGAGGCCACCCGCGCTTCCGGCGCCGTCGCCCTGGGAATCGGGTTGTTCATCAACGCCTGCATCAAGTTCCTGATCGTCGCCTTCGCGGTGTTCTGGGTGGTGCGGGCCTTGACGCGGGTCAACCTGCGGGCAGATGCCGAGAAGGCCAAGACGGTGATGCCGACGGCCTCGGAAGTGTTGCTGGCGGAAATCCGGGACGAACTTCGCCGCCGGCCGGTCTGA
- a CDS encoding amidohydrolase family protein yields the protein MTQDLLLKNVRPMAGAATDMLLRGGRIARIAPGQEAAGALVEDGGGALVIPGLVEAHTHLDKTLWGMGWVPNSAGPRLIDKIDNERRLKHELGIDPARQSARQVVQSLRMGTTQIRTHVDVDVAVGVAGIAGVMETRARFADSMDIEVVAFPQSGILAHAGTVELLEEAMRMGSDVVGGLDPCGIDRDPKGHLDVVFGLAERFGKPVDIHLHELGLLGAFSMELIFERIRALGMQGRVTVSHAFCLGDPDAAMVGALLDEIAALDVAIMTTGPASRPAPPVARLLAMGIRTCAGSDGIRDTWQPYGTADMLERAMLVGLRNNFRRDDELSMALAVCTTGGAATMRTEGYGLEEGCTADLVLVPGETLAEAIVSRPERALVVKRGRVVARAGHALVQAP from the coding sequence ATGACCCAGGACCTGTTGCTCAAGAACGTGCGCCCCATGGCCGGCGCCGCCACGGACATGCTGCTGCGCGGCGGCCGCATCGCGCGCATCGCCCCGGGGCAGGAGGCAGCGGGCGCGCTGGTGGAGGATGGCGGCGGCGCGCTGGTGATCCCCGGGCTGGTGGAAGCGCACACCCACCTGGACAAGACGCTGTGGGGCATGGGCTGGGTGCCCAACAGCGCCGGCCCCCGGCTGATCGACAAGATCGACAACGAGCGGCGGCTGAAGCACGAGCTGGGCATCGACCCGGCGCGGCAGTCGGCGCGGCAGGTGGTGCAGTCGCTGCGCATGGGCACCACGCAGATCCGCACGCATGTGGACGTGGACGTGGCGGTGGGCGTGGCGGGCATCGCGGGGGTGATGGAAACCCGCGCGCGCTTCGCCGACAGCATGGACATCGAGGTGGTCGCCTTTCCGCAATCCGGCATCCTGGCCCATGCCGGCACGGTGGAGCTGCTGGAGGAGGCCATGCGCATGGGCAGCGACGTGGTGGGCGGGCTGGACCCCTGCGGCATCGACCGCGACCCCAAGGGGCACCTGGACGTGGTGTTCGGGCTGGCGGAGCGCTTCGGCAAGCCGGTGGACATCCACTTGCACGAGCTGGGGCTGCTGGGCGCCTTCAGCATGGAGCTGATCTTCGAGCGCATCCGCGCGCTGGGCATGCAGGGGCGGGTGACGGTCAGCCACGCCTTCTGCCTGGGCGACCCGGACGCCGCCATGGTGGGCGCGCTGCTGGACGAGATCGCGGCGCTGGATGTCGCCATCATGACCACCGGCCCGGCCAGCCGCCCGGCGCCGCCGGTGGCCAGGCTGTTGGCCATGGGCATCCGCACCTGCGCGGGCTCGGACGGCATCCGCGACACCTGGCAGCCCTACGGCACCGCGGACATGCTGGAGCGCGCCATGCTGGTGGGCCTGCGCAACAACTTCCGCCGCGACGACGAGCTGAGCATGGCGCTGGCGGTGTGCACCACCGGCGGCGCCGCCACCATGCGCACCGAGGGCTACGGGCTGGAGGAGGGCTGCACCGCCGACCTGGTGCTGGTGCCGGGCGAAACGCTGGCGGAAGCCATCGTCAGCCGGCCGGAACGGGCGCTGGTGGTCAAGCGCGGCCGGGTGGTGGCGCGCGCCGGCCACGCGCTGGTGCAGGCGCCGTAG
- a CDS encoding flavin reductase family protein: protein MMHTGFDFSRLSPRDRYKILIGTVVPRPIAWVTTVDAEGRVNAGPFSFFNCLSADPAIVALGVEVKADGAPKDTGRNIRATGFFTVNIVSDALAEAMNVTAVPFGEGVDEVALAGLATVPGTAISCPRIAQAPAALECRLHSFLEIGSSREIILGEVVHAHIRADAVDERLHVDPTVLDALGRMGGHGYATTRDRFDLPTMTEAAFTAGTPPGRRPHGG, encoded by the coding sequence ATGATGCACACCGGCTTCGACTTTTCCCGGCTTTCGCCGCGCGACCGCTACAAGATCCTGATCGGCACGGTGGTGCCGCGCCCCATCGCCTGGGTGACCACGGTGGATGCCGAAGGCCGCGTCAACGCCGGGCCCTTCAGCTTCTTCAACTGCCTGTCCGCCGACCCCGCCATCGTGGCGCTGGGGGTGGAGGTCAAGGCGGACGGCGCGCCCAAGGACACGGGGCGCAACATCCGCGCCACCGGGTTCTTCACCGTCAACATCGTGTCGGACGCCCTGGCCGAAGCCATGAACGTCACTGCCGTGCCGTTCGGCGAGGGGGTGGACGAGGTGGCGCTGGCCGGCCTCGCCACCGTGCCGGGCACGGCGATCTCCTGCCCGCGCATCGCGCAGGCGCCGGCCGCGCTGGAATGCCGGCTGCATTCCTTTCTGGAGATCGGCTCGTCGCGCGAGATCATCCTGGGCGAGGTGGTGCACGCCCATATCCGCGCCGACGCGGTGGACGAGCGGCTGCACGTGGACCCGACGGTGCTGGACGCGCTGGGCCGCATGGGCGGCCACGGCTACGCCACCACGCGCGACCGCTTCGACCTGCCCACCATGACGGAAGCCGCCTTCACCGCCGGCACGCCCCCCGGCCGCCGCCCGCACGGCGGCTAG
- a CDS encoding MFS transporter, whose amino-acid sequence MVAATGGAAAPTQPVSEIERSTMRKVMWRLLPFLIVCYFISYLDRVNVGFAGPAMRADLGLSATAFGTAAGIFFLAYFVFEVPSNLALNRFGARVWIARIMITWGLLSGAQAFVVGETSFNVVRVLLGAAEAGFFPGVIFYLTLWFPAAYRGRVVGWFMFAIPFSSALGSPVSGYLLNMDGIWGLHGWQWMFIVEAIPALLMTGGVLWYLTDRPAEANWLTAEEKSWLSTTLEREHREREAVVSFKWWQTLLNPRVIGYGLVYLGLVSPLYTLGFFQPQIIKALGNVSNVQLGFLNAFPYAVGAVTMVLWGIFSDKVRERKWTTIFAAACATAGLLIAASNDGLVAKLLGLALASYGIFAALPIFWSLPTAMLSGVAAAAGIAWINSVGNLGGYFGPQVFGIIKDRTGGDYYGLLFMAALPIMSILLVLLLDRKPAANPVTAPAE is encoded by the coding sequence ATGGTCGCAGCGACAGGCGGAGCGGCCGCCCCCACCCAACCGGTCAGCGAGATCGAGCGCAGCACCATGCGCAAGGTCATGTGGCGGCTGCTGCCGTTCCTGATCGTCTGCTACTTCATCTCCTACCTCGACCGCGTGAACGTGGGCTTCGCGGGGCCGGCCATGCGCGCCGACCTCGGGCTGTCCGCCACCGCCTTCGGCACCGCCGCCGGCATCTTCTTTCTCGCCTATTTCGTGTTCGAGGTGCCGAGCAACCTGGCGCTGAACCGCTTCGGCGCGCGCGTCTGGATCGCCCGCATCATGATCACCTGGGGCCTGCTGTCCGGCGCCCAGGCCTTCGTGGTGGGGGAAACCAGCTTCAACGTCGTGCGCGTGCTGCTGGGCGCGGCGGAAGCCGGCTTCTTTCCCGGCGTCATCTTCTACCTGACGCTGTGGTTCCCCGCCGCCTATCGCGGCCGCGTGGTGGGCTGGTTCATGTTCGCCATCCCCTTCTCCTCCGCGCTCGGCTCGCCGGTGTCGGGCTACCTGCTGAACATGGACGGCATCTGGGGCCTGCACGGCTGGCAATGGATGTTCATCGTCGAGGCGATCCCCGCGCTGCTGATGACCGGCGGCGTGCTGTGGTACCTGACCGACCGCCCGGCCGAGGCGAACTGGCTGACGGCGGAGGAAAAGTCCTGGCTGTCCACCACGCTGGAGCGCGAGCACCGCGAGCGCGAGGCAGTCGTCAGCTTCAAGTGGTGGCAGACGCTGCTGAACCCGCGCGTCATCGGCTACGGGCTGGTGTATCTCGGCCTCGTTTCGCCGCTCTACACGCTGGGCTTCTTCCAGCCGCAGATCATCAAGGCGCTGGGCAACGTGTCCAACGTGCAGCTCGGCTTCCTGAACGCCTTTCCCTACGCGGTCGGCGCCGTGACCATGGTGCTGTGGGGCATCTTCTCGGACAAGGTGCGGGAGCGGAAGTGGACCACCATCTTCGCCGCCGCCTGCGCCACCGCGGGGCTGCTGATCGCGGCCAGCAACGACGGGCTGGTGGCCAAGCTGCTGGGCCTCGCGCTCGCCTCCTACGGCATCTTCGCGGCGCTGCCGATCTTCTGGTCGCTGCCCACCGCCATGCTCAGCGGCGTGGCGGCGGCGGCCGGCATCGCCTGGATCAACTCGGTGGGCAACCTCGGCGGCTATTTCGGGCCGCAGGTCTTCGGCATCATCAAGGACCGCACGGGCGGCGACTACTACGGCCTGCTGTTCATGGCGGCGCTGCCCATCATGTCCATCCTGCTGGTGCTGCTGCTGGACCGCAAGCCGGCGGCCAACCCCGTCACCGCCCCCGCCGAATGA
- a CDS encoding glucose 1-dehydrogenase gives MRLQGKVAIVTGGGSGFGEGIVRKFVAEGARVVVADRDAAAAQRVAESIGAAARAVTADVSTAEGAKAMLAGAMDGFGRLDVLVNNAGIGHTPQPLDTLDEAKFDAIMGINVKAIYLAAREMVPVFKEQKSGAILNIASTAGVSPRPNLTWYNASKGWVITATRSMAVELAPFGVRVNALNPVAGETPLLATFMGQDTAEIRAKFLSTIPLGRFSTPEDMGNAACFLCSDEASMITGVAMEVDGGRCI, from the coding sequence ATGAGACTGCAAGGCAAGGTCGCGATCGTCACCGGCGGCGGCTCTGGCTTCGGCGAGGGCATCGTCCGCAAGTTCGTGGCCGAGGGTGCCAGGGTTGTGGTCGCGGACCGCGACGCGGCGGCGGCGCAGCGCGTGGCCGAGAGCATCGGCGCCGCCGCCCGCGCCGTGACGGCCGACGTTTCCACCGCCGAGGGTGCCAAGGCCATGCTGGCGGGCGCGATGGACGGCTTCGGGCGGCTGGACGTGCTGGTCAACAACGCCGGCATCGGCCACACCCCGCAGCCGCTGGACACGCTGGACGAGGCCAAGTTCGATGCCATCATGGGCATCAACGTCAAAGCCATCTACTTGGCGGCACGCGAGATGGTGCCGGTGTTCAAAGAGCAGAAGTCGGGTGCGATCCTCAACATCGCCTCCACCGCCGGCGTCAGCCCGCGGCCCAACCTGACGTGGTACAACGCGTCCAAAGGCTGGGTGATCACCGCCACGCGCTCCATGGCGGTGGAGCTCGCCCCCTTCGGCGTGCGGGTCAACGCGCTGAACCCCGTGGCGGGCGAAACGCCGCTGCTGGCCACCTTCATGGGCCAGGACACCGCCGAGATCCGCGCCAAGTTCCTGTCCACCATCCCGCTCGGCCGCTTCTCGACGCCCGAGGACATGGGCAACGCCGCCTGCTTCCTGTGCTCGGACGAAGCCTCCATGATTACCGGCGTCGCCATGGAAGTGGACGGCGGCCGCTGCATCTGA
- a CDS encoding Gfo/Idh/MocA family protein: MAALALGIIGFGIMGERLLTQALPHPEFRLSGVWDPSPAAAARLAAADPAQRMAPDAGSVIEQCDVLYIAAPPAAHLPLARQALAAGRAVFLEKPLATDLTDAEAFVAEAEAAGARAAVNFPMASSPAVAQIAAWRDGIGATRSLAIGTHFGRWPRGWQHEAAGWLARRAEGGFTREVVSHFLFLARRQLGPLLLQSAAVTYPEGDGAETRIEATLTAGGLPVTLSGSVGAIAADEENSWVLEGGHGAIRLRNWSLAERRADDGRWATAPDAVPNDRMRPITLRAQMDKLAAMTRGEPHGLATLREALEVQRVVEAILAA, encoded by the coding sequence ATGGCGGCACTGGCGCTCGGCATCATCGGCTTCGGCATCATGGGGGAGCGCCTGCTGACCCAGGCGCTGCCGCATCCGGAATTCCGGCTGTCCGGCGTGTGGGACCCCTCGCCCGCCGCCGCGGCACGCCTCGCCGCCGCCGACCCGGCGCAGCGCATGGCGCCCGACGCCGGCAGCGTGATCGAACAGTGCGACGTGCTCTACATTGCCGCGCCGCCGGCCGCGCACCTGCCGCTGGCGCGCCAGGCGCTGGCCGCGGGCCGCGCGGTGTTCCTGGAAAAGCCCCTGGCCACCGACCTGACGGACGCGGAAGCCTTTGTGGCCGAGGCGGAAGCCGCCGGCGCGCGGGCGGCGGTCAACTTCCCCATGGCGTCCTCGCCCGCCGTGGCACAGATCGCCGCCTGGCGGGACGGCATCGGCGCGACCCGGTCGCTGGCGATCGGCACGCATTTCGGCCGCTGGCCGCGCGGCTGGCAGCATGAAGCCGCCGGCTGGCTGGCGCGGCGCGCCGAAGGCGGCTTCACGCGGGAGGTGGTGTCGCACTTCCTGTTCCTGGCCCGCCGCCAGCTCGGCCCGCTGCTGCTGCAATCGGCCGCCGTCACCTATCCGGAAGGCGATGGTGCGGAAACGCGCATCGAGGCGACGCTCACCGCCGGCGGCCTGCCGGTGACGCTGTCCGGCAGCGTCGGAGCCATTGCGGCGGACGAGGAAAACAGCTGGGTGCTGGAAGGCGGGCACGGCGCCATCCGCCTGCGCAACTGGTCGCTGGCCGAGCGCCGCGCCGATGACGGCCGCTGGGCCACCGCGCCGGACGCCGTGCCCAACGACCGCATGCGCCCCATCACGCTGCGCGCGCAGATGGACAAGCTGGCGGCCATGACGCGGGGCGAGCCGCACGGGCTCGCCACGCTGCGCGAGGCGCTGGAGGTGCAGCGCGTGGTGGAAGCGATCCTGGCGGCCTAG
- a CDS encoding dihydrodipicolinate synthase family protein, translated as MSQSKSAPRFRGVFPVVPTIFDERGALDLEGQKRAVDFMIDAGSDGLCILANFSEQFVLSDEERERLTPLILDHVAGRVPVIVTTTHFSTQVCAERSRRAQDAGAAMVMVMPPYHGATIRLPEAGIFEFFQGVSDAIDIPIMIQDAPVSGTVLSAPLLARMAREIAQVSYFKIEVPFAAGKLRELLALGGEAIEGPWDGEEAITLMADLEAGATGAMTGGGFPDGIQQIMRPWAAGDREAAAAAYQRWLPLINYENRQCGLLAAKALMREGGVIRCDAPRAPLRPLHPDTRAGLLAVARRADPLVLRWGR; from the coding sequence ATGAGCCAAAGCAAATCCGCCCCGCGCTTCCGGGGCGTCTTTCCCGTGGTGCCGACCATCTTCGACGAGCGCGGCGCCCTGGACCTGGAAGGGCAGAAGCGCGCGGTCGACTTCATGATCGACGCGGGCTCGGACGGGCTGTGCATCCTGGCCAACTTCTCCGAGCAGTTCGTGTTGAGTGACGAGGAGCGCGAGCGGCTGACCCCGCTGATCCTGGACCACGTGGCCGGCCGGGTGCCGGTGATCGTCACCACCACGCATTTCAGCACGCAGGTCTGCGCCGAACGGTCGCGCCGCGCGCAGGATGCCGGCGCCGCCATGGTGATGGTGATGCCGCCCTACCACGGCGCCACCATCCGCCTGCCGGAAGCCGGCATCTTCGAGTTCTTCCAGGGCGTGTCGGACGCGATCGACATCCCGATCATGATCCAGGACGCGCCGGTCAGCGGCACCGTGCTGTCCGCGCCCTTGCTGGCGCGCATGGCGCGCGAGATCGCGCAGGTCAGCTACTTCAAGATCGAGGTGCCCTTCGCCGCCGGCAAGCTGCGCGAGCTGCTGGCCCTGGGCGGCGAGGCCATCGAGGGCCCGTGGGACGGCGAGGAGGCCATCACCCTGATGGCGGACCTGGAAGCCGGCGCCACGGGCGCGATGACCGGCGGCGGCTTTCCCGACGGAATCCAGCAGATCATGCGCCCCTGGGCGGCGGGGGACCGGGAAGCGGCGGCCGCCGCCTATCAGCGCTGGCTGCCGCTGATCAACTACGAGAACCGGCAATGCGGCCTGTTGGCGGCCAAGGCGCTGATGCGCGAAGGTGGCGTGATCCGCTGTGACGCCCCCCGCGCGCCCCTGCGCCCCCTGCACCCGGACACCCGCGCCGGGCTGCTGGCGGTGGCGCGGCGCGCGGACCCGCTGGTCCTGCGCTGGGGGCGCTAG
- a CDS encoding alpha-amylase family protein, with protein sequence MIKDLWYKNAIVYCLSVSDYMDANGDGVGDFEGLTRRLDYIQGLGATTIWLMPFQPSPQRDNGYDISDYYGVDPRYGTLGDFVEFTHGCKQRGIRVIIDLVVNHTSDQHEWFQDARRSKDSKYRDWYVWSDRKPPNANEGIVFPGVQKSTWTRDALAKQYYFHRFYEFQPDLNTANPLVQAEILKIMGFWLQLGVSGFRMDAVPFVIATKGAKVRKPNEQFAMLRTFREFLQWRKGDAVILAEANVLPDTDMDYFGADGDRMHMMFNFQVNQNLFYALASSDTRPLSKALKATKPRPATGQWGLFLRNHDELDLGRLTVKQRQAVFAAFGPDKNMQLYDRGIRRRLAPMLQGDRRRLELAYSLMMTLPGTPVLRYGDEIGMGDDLSLPERECARTPMQWSDEPHGGFSKNPRPHKPVITGGAYGFEHVNVARQRREPESLLNWTERVIRMRKEVPEIGWGDFEIVDTGAPSVLAMRYDWLENSALFLHNFGPEAREVEIDPGASGSHDSLLVNLLSDDHSRPDKKGRHHILLEPFGYRWFRVGGLDYLLRRTEV encoded by the coding sequence ATGATCAAGGACCTTTGGTACAAGAACGCCATCGTCTACTGCCTGTCGGTCAGCGACTACATGGACGCCAATGGCGACGGCGTCGGCGACTTCGAGGGGCTGACGCGGCGGCTGGACTACATCCAGGGCCTCGGCGCCACCACCATCTGGCTGATGCCTTTCCAGCCCTCCCCGCAGCGGGACAACGGCTACGACATCAGCGACTACTACGGCGTCGACCCGCGCTACGGCACGCTGGGCGACTTCGTGGAATTCACCCACGGCTGCAAGCAGCGCGGCATCCGCGTGATCATCGACCTGGTGGTGAACCACACCTCCGACCAGCACGAATGGTTCCAGGACGCGCGGCGCAGCAAGGACTCCAAGTATCGCGACTGGTACGTCTGGTCCGACCGCAAGCCGCCCAACGCCAACGAGGGCATCGTCTTTCCCGGCGTGCAGAAAAGCACCTGGACGCGTGATGCGCTGGCCAAGCAGTACTATTTCCACCGCTTCTACGAGTTCCAGCCCGATCTCAACACCGCCAACCCGCTGGTGCAGGCCGAGATCCTGAAGATCATGGGCTTCTGGCTGCAGCTCGGCGTGTCCGGCTTCCGCATGGACGCGGTGCCCTTCGTGATCGCCACCAAGGGCGCCAAGGTGCGCAAGCCGAACGAGCAGTTCGCCATGCTGCGGACCTTTCGCGAGTTCCTGCAATGGCGCAAGGGCGATGCCGTGATCCTGGCCGAGGCCAACGTGCTGCCCGACACGGACATGGACTATTTCGGCGCCGACGGCGACCGCATGCACATGATGTTCAACTTCCAAGTCAACCAGAACCTGTTCTACGCCCTGGCCAGCAGCGACACCCGCCCGCTCAGCAAGGCCTTGAAGGCCACCAAGCCGCGCCCGGCCACCGGGCAATGGGGCCTGTTCCTGCGCAACCACGACGAGCTGGACCTGGGGCGGCTGACGGTCAAGCAGCGGCAGGCGGTGTTCGCCGCCTTCGGGCCGGACAAGAACATGCAGCTCTACGACCGCGGCATCCGCCGCCGCCTGGCGCCCATGCTGCAAGGCGACCGCCGGCGGCTGGAACTGGCTTATTCCCTGATGATGACCCTGCCCGGCACGCCCGTGCTGCGCTACGGCGACGAGATCGGCATGGGCGACGACCTCAGCCTGCCGGAACGCGAATGCGCCCGCACGCCCATGCAATGGTCGGACGAGCCGCATGGCGGCTTCAGCAAGAACCCGCGCCCGCACAAGCCCGTCATCACCGGCGGCGCCTATGGCTTCGAGCACGTCAACGTCGCCCGCCAGCGGCGCGAGCCGGAATCGCTGCTGAACTGGACCGAGCGCGTGATCCGCATGCGCAAGGAAGTGCCCGAGATCGGCTGGGGCGACTTCGAGATCGTCGACACCGGCGCGCCCAGCGTGCTGGCCATGCGCTACGACTGGCTGGAGAACTCCGCGCTGTTTCTGCACAACTTCGGGCCCGAGGCGCGGGAAGTGGAGATCGACCCCGGCGCGTCCGGCTCGCATGACAGCCTTTTGGTCAATCTGCTGTCCGACGACCACAGCCGCCCGGACAAGAAGGGCCGCCACCACATCCTGCTGGAGCCCTTCGGCTACCGCTGGTTCCGCGTCGGCGGGCTGGACTATCTGCTGCGCCGCACCGAGGTGTAG
- a CDS encoding aldehyde dehydrogenase family protein, translated as MDGASFDTRQNLIGGSWRAAAGRETMPLLNPSDGQRLAEIARSGAEDIDAAVAAAKEARRGAWGKLTATERGRLLSTMGRLVLERVEELARMEALDVGKPLKQARADAVALARYLEFYGGAADKVHGDSIPYLDGYTVLSIYEPVGVTGHIVPWNYPMQIIGRSVTASLAMGNAVVIKPAEEACLTALAYARIAEEAGFPAGAINIVSGTGEEAGAALSAHPGINHISFTGSVLVGGLVQAAAARNAVPVTLELGGKSPQVVFDDADLDAALPFLVNAGIQNAGQTCSAASRILVQKGVHDRVLKAMAERYSALRVGTAMSDQDMGPLVSGRQLEIVQGYIDSARQDGLTVAAQGRIGEDAPSGGYYVPPTLVSGAQGSSRLAQEEIFGPVQVVIPFEDEAEALSIANGTDYGLVAGVWTADGSRAMRMARGIETGQVFVNNYGAGGGVELPFGGVKRSGHGREKGFEALYGFASLKTIAIRHG; from the coding sequence ATGGACGGCGCATCGTTCGACACGCGGCAGAACCTGATCGGCGGCAGCTGGCGCGCCGCCGCCGGGCGCGAAACCATGCCGCTGCTCAACCCCTCGGACGGCCAGCGCCTGGCCGAGATCGCCCGCAGCGGCGCCGAGGACATCGACGCCGCCGTGGCCGCCGCGAAGGAGGCCCGGCGCGGCGCCTGGGGCAAGCTGACCGCCACGGAGCGCGGGCGCCTGCTGTCCACCATGGGCCGGCTGGTGCTGGAGCGCGTCGAGGAGCTGGCGCGGATGGAGGCGCTGGACGTCGGCAAGCCCTTGAAGCAGGCCCGCGCCGATGCCGTGGCGCTGGCCCGCTACCTGGAATTCTATGGCGGCGCCGCCGACAAGGTGCACGGCGACAGCATCCCCTATCTCGACGGCTACACCGTGCTGTCGATCTACGAGCCGGTGGGCGTGACCGGGCACATCGTGCCCTGGAACTACCCGATGCAGATCATCGGCCGTTCCGTCACCGCCTCGCTCGCCATGGGCAACGCCGTGGTGATCAAGCCGGCCGAGGAAGCCTGCCTGACCGCGCTGGCCTATGCCCGCATCGCCGAGGAAGCGGGCTTCCCGGCGGGCGCCATCAACATCGTGTCCGGCACTGGCGAGGAAGCGGGCGCGGCGCTGTCCGCCCACCCCGGCATCAACCACATCTCCTTCACCGGCTCGGTGCTGGTGGGCGGTCTGGTGCAGGCGGCGGCGGCCAGGAACGCCGTGCCCGTCACGCTGGAGCTCGGCGGCAAGTCGCCGCAGGTGGTGTTCGACGACGCCGACCTCGACGCCGCCCTGCCCTTCCTGGTCAATGCCGGCATCCAGAACGCCGGCCAGACCTGCTCCGCCGCGTCACGCATCCTGGTGCAGAAAGGCGTGCATGACCGCGTGCTGAAGGCGATGGCCGAGCGCTACTCGGCGCTGCGCGTCGGCACCGCCATGTCGGACCAGGACATGGGCCCGCTGGTGTCCGGCCGGCAGCTGGAGATCGTGCAGGGCTACATCGACAGCGCGCGGCAGGACGGCCTGACCGTCGCCGCCCAGGGCCGCATCGGCGAGGACGCGCCCTCGGGCGGCTACTACGTGCCCCCCACCCTGGTCAGCGGCGCCCAGGGCTCCAGCCGCCTGGCCCAGGAAGAGATCTTCGGCCCCGTGCAGGTGGTCATCCCCTTCGAGGACGAGGCCGAGGCGCTCAGCATCGCCAACGGCACCGACTACGGGCTGGTGGCCGGCGTCTGGACCGCCGACGGCAGCCGGGCGATGCGCATGGCGCGCGGCATCGAGACCGGGCAGGTGTTCGTCAACAACTACGGCGCGGGCGGCGGCGTGGAGCTGCCCTTCGGCGGCGTCAAGCGCTCCGGCCACGGGCGCGAAAAGGGGTTCGAGGCGCTGTACGGCTTCGCCTCGCTCAAGACCATCGCCATCCGGCACGGTTGA
- a CDS encoding substrate-binding periplasmic protein — MRKAWALLALLGWLCGLAPAIAQVSLPADLTQRELVIGTRVAPPFSMKNAEGAWEGISIDLWRHLAERLGVRYRFEERDTVQALLDAVTTGQVDAAAAALTVTAARRQVMDFTQPFFATGLGVAVGRGGATAWLPVLRTFLSFGFLQGVLTLLGIALLVGTLIWLFERKHHEAYGGPPLRGFIAGAWWSAVAMTQAGAAQDGPRTLPGRILAVIWMVASVVTIAVFIAGITSALTTQRLQGVVRNVGDLRSIRVGAVSGSSTVDFLNAQTVGFESYGLPAQGLRALKAGRIDAFVYDRPLLAWTIQQDFPELEVLPITLDSQNYAIALPQDHPMRVALDVTLLDTLRSEWWTRTRLRYLGNDAAN; from the coding sequence ATGCGCAAGGCATGGGCGCTTCTGGCGTTGCTGGGCTGGCTGTGCGGGCTGGCGCCGGCCATCGCCCAGGTGTCCCTGCCAGCCGACCTGACCCAGCGTGAACTGGTGATCGGCACGCGGGTCGCGCCGCCCTTCTCCATGAAAAACGCCGAAGGAGCCTGGGAAGGCATCAGCATCGACCTGTGGCGCCACCTGGCCGAGCGGCTGGGCGTGCGCTACCGCTTCGAGGAACGCGACACGGTTCAGGCGCTGCTGGACGCCGTGACCACCGGGCAGGTGGACGCGGCCGCGGCGGCGCTGACCGTCACGGCGGCGCGGCGGCAGGTGATGGACTTCACCCAGCCCTTCTTCGCGACCGGGCTGGGCGTCGCGGTCGGCCGCGGCGGGGCGACGGCCTGGCTTCCGGTGCTGCGCACCTTTCTGTCATTCGGCTTTCTGCAAGGCGTGCTCACGCTGCTCGGCATCGCCCTGCTGGTCGGCACGCTGATCTGGCTGTTCGAACGCAAGCACCACGAGGCTTACGGCGGCCCGCCGCTGCGCGGCTTTATCGCCGGCGCCTGGTGGTCGGCCGTCGCCATGACGCAGGCGGGTGCCGCGCAGGACGGCCCGCGCACCTTGCCGGGCCGGATCCTCGCGGTGATCTGGATGGTCGCGTCGGTGGTGACCATCGCCGTGTTCATCGCCGGCATCACCTCGGCCCTGACCACGCAGCGGCTGCAGGGCGTGGTGCGCAACGTCGGCGACCTGCGCTCCATCCGGGTGGGTGCCGTGAGCGGCTCCTCCACCGTGGACTTTCTCAACGCGCAGACCGTGGGCTTTGAAAGCTACGGCTTGCCAGCACAGGGTTTGCGCGCCCTGAAGGCCGGGCGGATCGATGCCTTCGTGTACGACCGCCCGCTGCTGGCCTGGACCATCCAGCAGGACTTCCCGGAACTGGAAGTGCTGCCCATCACGCTGGACAGCCAGAACTACGCCATCGCGCTGCCGCAGGACCACCCGATGCGCGTGGCGCTGGACGTGACCCTGCTGGACACGCTGCGAAGCGAATGGTGGACCCGCACCCGGCTGCGCTACCTGGGCAACGACGCCGCCAACTGA